Proteins encoded in a region of the Rutidosis leptorrhynchoides isolate AG116_Rl617_1_P2 chromosome 9, CSIRO_AGI_Rlap_v1, whole genome shotgun sequence genome:
- the LOC139867320 gene encoding F-box protein At5g65850-like: protein MESLTLEEQSESQIIIAVPNEIFQEILTRIPVKSLLQFRSVSKPWLSLIADPLFTKLHLNRSAVNHRAALFITAFDTSTHKHHLLSAAPDGGSVTHLITLRDAPLLQRNTLVAEHLHGLILFTCGNEYVENYFAVVINPSTRSVYKIPGVTSLPKYTYRSVNMCYMFGFDESRNEHKVLIIMMLGFKTFPPMRPSSIEFMIFSLSDYSWRTIDATLPIDISVLQLYIGTKSSVCVNSVIHVMLHGQNDILAFDLRTEKFEIIKFPDDALNSEHSTFYNHKGKNTSKLNQPSIMKVNGLLGVLCHDRVVETNEMHLWILQDYDNRFWIRETITFPKSWVELDGPFPSGSVYRDKIMFSPKRLSRIMMGASVYDLKTGRFEPVKFFLAHQPLRSKNVQFNTVTSYLESIVPLPLNVSTTS from the coding sequence ATGGAAAGCCTAACCCTAGAGGAACAATCAGAATCACAAATAATAATTGCTGTCCCAAATGAAATTTTTCAAGAAATCCTCACCAGAATCCCTGTTAAATCGCTACTCCAATTTCGTTCCGTTTCCAAACCATGGCTATCTCTCATCGCCGATCCATTATTTACCAAACTCCACCTCAATCGGTCCGCCGTCAACCACCGCGCCGCCCTTTTCATCACCGCTTTCGACACCTCAACGCACAAACACCACCTCCTCTCCGCCGCACCTGATGGTGGCTCCGTCACTCATCTCATCACACTCCGGGACGCACCTCTTCTTCAGAGAAATACCCTAGTAGCCGAACATTTACACGGTTTGATTTTATTCACTTGTGGAAACGAATATGTTGAAAACTATTTTGCAGTCGTTATTAACCCTAGCACTCGTAGCGTTTATAAAATACCTGGTGTGACTTCATTACCAAAATACACTTACCGATCCGTAAATATGTGTTATATGTTCGGTTTTGATGAGTCAAGAAATGAACACAAGGTTTTGATTATTATGATGCTAGGTTTTAAAACGTTCCCGCCTATGAGGCCATCTAGTATCGAGTTTATGATATTTTCTTTGTCGGATTATTCGTGGAGAACGATCGATGCAACGCTTCCAATTGATATTAGTGTTTTGCAATTGTATATTGGGACGAAAAGTAGTGTTTGTGTTAATAGTGTGATACATGTGATGCTTCATGGTCAGAACGATATTTTGGCGTTTGATTTGAGAACGGAGAAGTTTGAGATTATTAAGTTTCCTGATGATGCTCTAAATAGTGAACACTCTACTTTCTATAATCATAAAGGTAAGAATACGTCGAAATTAAACCAACCTTCGATAATGAAAGTTAATGGATTGTTAGGAGTTCTTTGTCATGATCGTGTGGTGGAAACTAACGAAATGCATTTGTGGATATTACAAGATTATGATAATCGTTTTTGGATTAGAGAAACTATTACGTTCCCTAAGTCTTGGGTTGAATTAGATGGGCCGTTTCCTTCGGGTTCTGTTTATAGAGACAAGATTATGTTTTCGCCAAAAAGATTGTCTAGGATTATGATGGGAGCATCTGTTTATGACCTGAAGACGGGACGTTTTGAACCTGTAAAGTTCTTTCTTGCTCATCAGCCTCTACGTTCTAAAAACGTGCAATTCAATACTGTTACTAGTTATCTCGAAAGCATTGTCCCTTTACCGTTGAATGTGTCAACTACTTCATGA
- the LOC139868907 gene encoding F-box protein At1g30790-like, with protein MFGFNESRNEHKVLQIRMLGLKALQPFRPSSIEFMIFSLSDYSWRTIDVKLPIDISGEHWYYGTKSSVCVNSMIHVMLQSMNEILAFDLRTEKFEIIKIPEDALPIELATRYIRNGRTCLKFNKPSIMKVSGLLGVLCSDRVVATNEMHLWVLQDYDNRVWVRNTITFPKSWLELDQPYPVDSLDRDKIMFSPNRLSRNIMGASVYDMNTGSFEPVKFFLPHKFLRSKNVDFHRVEVMLKALCLYQ; from the coding sequence ATGTTCGGTTTCAATGAGTCGAGAAATGAACATAAGGTTTTGCAAATTAGGATGCTCGGTCTTAAAGCGTTGCAACCTTTTAGACCATCTAGTATCGAGTTTATGATATTCTCTTTGTCGGATTATTCGTGGAGAACGATCGATGTGAAACTTCCAATCGATATTAGTGGTGAGCATTGGTACTATGGGACGAAAAGTAGTGTTTGTGTTAATAGTATGATACATGTGATGCTTCAAAGTATGAACGAAATTTTGGCGTTTGATTTGAGGACGGAGAAGTTTGAGATAATTAAGATTCCTGAGGATGCTCTACCTATTGAATTAGCTACTCGGTATATTCGAAATGGTAGGACTTGTTTGAAATTCAACAAACCTTCGATAATGAAAGTTAGTGGATTGTTAGGAGTTCTTTGTTCTGATCGTGTGGTGGCAACTAATGAAATGCATTTGTGGGTATTACAAGATTATGATAATCGTGTTTGGGTTAGAAACACTATTACGTTCCCTAAGTCTTGGTTAGAATTAGATCAGCCATATCCTGTGGATTCTCTTGATAGGGATAAGATCATGTTTTCGCCAAACAGATTGTCTAGGAATATAATGGGAGCATCTGTTTATGACATGAATACGGGAAGTTTTGAACCGGTGAAGTTTTTTCTTCCTCATAAGTTTCTACGTTCTAAAAATGTGGACTTTCATAGAGTTGAAGTTATGTTGAAAGCATTGTGCCTTTACCAATGA